The following are encoded together in the Humulus lupulus chromosome 5, drHumLupu1.1, whole genome shotgun sequence genome:
- the LOC133778951 gene encoding uncharacterized protein LOC133778951: MKQSKGIGKNGRGCVCSKALGGLGFWDLAAFNQAFLAKKGWCTIQQPELLRSLAWGNKLSEEGCMWKIGSSESIGVMTNNWLFGKIGCGFYNDPCVPMFAEDGMYSVKQGYILAMQRKDLAGTSDNSWIQSWWRKFLWSLNILPKIKMFVWRTCHNWLLVKLNLGNRGIDIDPFCFKCGACPETICHSLRKCMSVKHYWKGCSYYKKIKHLNGGDPMDWFQIISKRLSKDNFVHFVMVSWELWNARNRLLFGKPTPTS; this comes from the exons ATGAAACAGTCAAAAGGCATTGGGAAAAATGGGAGAGGTTGTGTGTGTTCGAAAGCTCTGGGTGGACTGGGATTTTGGGATCTAGCTGCCTTTAATCAAGCTTTTTTGGCTAAGAAAGGTTGGTGCACTATTCAACAACCAGAGTTATTG AGAAGTTTGGCTTGGGGGAATAAGTTATCGGAAGAAGGGTGTATGTGGAAGATTGGCTCAAGTGAATCTATTGGTGTAATGACGAATAATTGGCTTTTTGGTAAAATAGGTTGTGGTTTTTATAATGATCCTTGTGTTCCT ATGTTTGCTGAGGATGGGATGTATAGTGTCAAACAGGGGTATATATTAGCTATGCAAAGAAAAGATTTGGCAGGAACTTCAGACAATAGTTGGATTCAGAGTTGGTGGAGGAAGTTTCTTTGGAGTCTTAATATCCTTCCCAAAATCAAGATGTTTGTTTGGCGCACTTGTCATAATTGGCTACTTGTAAAGTTGAATTTGGGTAATAGAGGTATAGATATTGACCCATTTTGCTTTAAATGTGGTGCTTGTCCGGAGACTATTTGTCATAGTCTGCGGAAATGTATGTCTGTTAAACATTATTGGAAAGGTTGTAGCTATTATAAGAAGATTAAGCATCTTAATGGTGGGGATCCGATGGATTGGTTCCAAATTATATCAAAGCGACTTTCTAAAGATAATTTTGTGCACTTTGTGATGGTGTCTTGGGAGTTGTGGAATGCGAGGAATAGATTGCTTTTCGGAAAGCCTACACCTACTTCTTAG